From a single Candidatus Neptunochlamydia vexilliferae genomic region:
- a CDS encoding UTP--glucose-1-phosphate uridylyltransferase, giving the protein MSKVGILILAGGKGTRLGCEGPKGCVRLPSYGNQTLFEILLKKVEALNLPVAIMTSSFTHEATLTYLEKENYFGLTNVKLFSQGVSDGNGRALSLLYASGILEEVSFIQVLPIDNPLAKPFDPELLATHEKEGVELVLRAVKRTSYEEKLGVIGEKEGRLTILEYTEKPPGILKNPLGNTGLFSCTMDFVKRTANIPLPEHPVQKQEGGRWIFKKETFIFDLFPHANSFKLITSDRKKCFAPIKTPDAL; this is encoded by the coding sequence ATGAGTAAGGTAGGAATACTCATTTTAGCAGGGGGAAAAGGGACCCGTCTCGGTTGCGAGGGGCCCAAGGGATGCGTGAGACTCCCAAGCTATGGCAACCAAACCCTTTTCGAAATTCTCCTGAAGAAGGTTGAGGCACTCAACCTTCCGGTTGCGATCATGACCTCTTCATTTACCCACGAGGCCACCCTTACCTACCTAGAAAAAGAAAACTACTTTGGTTTGACAAACGTCAAACTCTTTTCCCAAGGAGTCTCTGATGGAAATGGGCGGGCACTTAGCCTCCTTTATGCTTCGGGGATTCTGGAAGAAGTCTCCTTTATTCAGGTTCTTCCGATCGATAATCCTTTAGCCAAACCTTTTGACCCGGAGCTTCTTGCCACTCATGAAAAGGAGGGGGTGGAGCTCGTCCTCCGTGCTGTAAAGCGAACAAGTTATGAAGAGAAACTAGGGGTGATTGGAGAAAAAGAGGGGAGATTGACAATCTTAGAGTATACCGAGAAGCCTCCAGGTATTCTCAAAAACCCCCTTGGCAATACGGGGCTATTTTCTTGCACCATGGACTTTGTAAAGCGGACCGCAAACATCCCTTTGCCAGAGCATCCCGTTCAAAAACAAGAAGGGGGAAGGTGGATTTTTAAAAAAGAAACTTTTATTTTTGATCTTTTTCCCCACGCCAACTCCTTTAAGCTCATCACCTCCGATCGAAAAAAATGTTTTGCCCCCATAAAAACCCCAGATGCGTTATAA
- a CDS encoding glycosyltransferase family 9 protein: MIKKLLAPFRPNPFDKLLKKMAHENKSRFLVIWNRGLGDIPLGLYALVYRIRSYIPHASVTFMTRKDLADTFTMLDNVQVIVGESWERGKPFDIEATLKEHQLSSNLFDVVLEKPEPTRWLKWQLGNLIPKLSWNDKWDSLADQYDLDPNETYIGCHVQTETGGYYGYEKNWPVASWRDLFKKIGEEKKGKVLLFGMEQDPAFLMDHVIDLRGKTNLFEMLSVIKNRCRYLVVPDSGVLSIAYYVNVNYPIRVVSLWADPRQGVLRQKVDSPNEEFEHIPLHGKNNNVANISVDTVFNALAYE, from the coding sequence ATGATTAAAAAACTACTCGCCCCTTTTCGCCCCAACCCTTTTGATAAGCTTTTGAAGAAGATGGCCCATGAAAATAAGAGTCGGTTTCTTGTTATTTGGAATCGGGGACTGGGCGATATTCCTCTAGGACTTTACGCTCTTGTCTATCGGATCCGGAGCTACATCCCCCATGCATCGGTCACCTTTATGACCCGGAAAGATCTCGCCGACACCTTTACAATGCTCGACAATGTTCAAGTGATCGTGGGGGAGAGTTGGGAGCGGGGAAAACCGTTTGATATTGAGGCAACGCTGAAGGAGCACCAACTGAGCTCTAACCTATTCGATGTGGTTTTGGAAAAACCCGAACCCACTCGGTGGTTGAAGTGGCAGCTCGGAAACCTCATTCCAAAGCTGAGTTGGAACGACAAGTGGGACAGCCTTGCCGACCAATATGATCTAGATCCCAATGAAACTTATATCGGGTGCCACGTCCAAACAGAAACAGGGGGCTACTATGGCTATGAAAAAAATTGGCCCGTTGCCTCTTGGCGTGACCTCTTTAAGAAAATCGGTGAGGAAAAAAAAGGGAAGGTTCTCCTTTTTGGAATGGAGCAAGACCCCGCTTTTCTCATGGACCATGTCATTGACCTTCGAGGAAAGACAAACCTTTTTGAGATGCTTTCGGTGATTAAAAACCGGTGTCGCTACCTCGTTGTTCCCGACTCAGGGGTTCTCTCGATCGCCTACTATGTCAATGTGAACTACCCGATTCGAGTTGTCTCTCTTTGGGCCGATCCGAGGCAAGGGGTTTTGAGGCAAAAAGTAGACTCTCCCAACGAGGAGTTTGAGCACATTCCCCTTCATGGAAAGAATAACAATGTCGCAAATATCTCCGTTGATACCGTTTTTAACGCATTGGCTTATGAGTAA
- the waaF gene encoding lipopolysaccharide heptosyltransferase II: MKIIVRMPNWIGDLVMATPILIDLRKAYPDAEITAMCQENVAPLLEKELAIDELFRFSRAKGFFRRITERNIAGKLKRGNYDIGILLTNSFSSAWRFRQGGVKQIIGYRADGRSFLLTTPVAFSEKRKEKHLVETYKEILAPLGIPVSDTPSRLIVSDEEVEEAWDIVKRLYISPDAKIIGINPGAAYGTAKCWLPDRFAEVAKNLVRADTKNVVIFFGDRSHKELIGNICTDLGSRVINLAGQTDLRQLLALIKICSVFLTNDSGPMHIADSLDVPLIALFGSTSPAITGPYKQRHNIIQKKVPCAPCFKRVCPIDFPCMKKIGADEVTEMVLAKLSNVVEAK, from the coding sequence ATGAAAATTATTGTACGGATGCCAAACTGGATTGGAGATCTGGTGATGGCGACACCCATTTTAATCGATTTGCGCAAGGCCTATCCCGATGCAGAAATCACTGCAATGTGTCAGGAAAACGTTGCCCCGTTACTTGAAAAAGAGCTGGCGATCGATGAGCTTTTTCGGTTCAGCCGCGCAAAAGGTTTTTTCCGCCGGATCACAGAAAGAAATATTGCGGGCAAATTAAAACGGGGAAACTATGACATCGGAATTTTGCTCACAAACTCTTTTTCTTCGGCATGGCGTTTCCGGCAAGGAGGGGTGAAACAGATCATTGGCTATCGGGCTGATGGGCGGAGCTTTTTACTGACAACACCGGTTGCATTTTCAGAAAAGCGGAAAGAAAAGCACCTCGTCGAAACCTATAAAGAGATCTTGGCTCCTTTGGGAATTCCTGTTTCTGATACACCCTCACGCCTCATTGTCAGCGATGAAGAAGTGGAGGAGGCATGGGACATTGTAAAGCGGCTTTACATCTCCCCTGATGCAAAGATTATTGGGATCAATCCGGGTGCAGCCTACGGCACGGCTAAGTGTTGGCTTCCCGATCGGTTTGCTGAGGTGGCAAAAAATCTTGTCCGCGCGGATACGAAAAATGTGGTGATCTTTTTTGGAGATCGCTCCCACAAAGAACTGATTGGAAATATCTGCACCGATCTTGGGAGTCGGGTGATTAACTTGGCAGGACAAACAGATTTGCGGCAACTCCTTGCTCTCATTAAGATTTGTTCGGTTTTTTTAACCAACGACAGTGGTCCGATGCACATTGCCGATAGTTTAGATGTTCCCCTCATTGCCCTATTCGGTTCGACAAGCCCTGCTATTACGGGACCGTACAAACAGCGGCACAACATCATCCAAAAAAAGGTTCCTTGCGCCCCTTGCTTTAAGCGGGTCTGCCCCATCGACTTCCCTTGCATGAAAAAAATTGGAGCGGACGAGGTGACCGAAATGGTTTTGGCAAAGCTTTCCAATGTCGTGGAGGCAAAATGA
- the ruvC gene encoding crossover junction endodeoxyribonuclease RuvC — protein sequence MSQKKVIILGIDPGTRITGYGVIETDLRTYTPLDYGCIRPPTTLSLHERYGLIHEGIEHLLETYPIEAVSLETQFVGRNVQSALKLGMAKGVAIVAATKRKIPIFEYAPKKAKLAVTGTGTASKEQVQRMTQTLLNLAEPPKPEDAADALALAICHANSIKQVPYEPIRKL from the coding sequence ATGAGCCAAAAAAAAGTGATTATTTTAGGGATCGATCCTGGAACCCGGATTACTGGGTATGGAGTGATCGAAACCGACCTCCGCACCTACACCCCTCTCGACTATGGGTGCATCCGCCCTCCAACGACCCTCTCTCTCCATGAAAGGTATGGGCTGATCCATGAGGGGATCGAGCATCTCCTTGAGACCTACCCGATCGAGGCGGTCTCCCTTGAAACCCAATTTGTGGGGCGGAATGTCCAAAGTGCCCTCAAGCTCGGAATGGCCAAAGGGGTTGCGATCGTTGCCGCGACCAAACGGAAAATTCCCATCTTCGAATATGCCCCCAAAAAGGCAAAGCTCGCTGTTACAGGAACGGGAACCGCCTCGAAAGAGCAGGTCCAAAGGATGACCCAAACCCTCCTCAACTTGGCTGAGCCTCCCAAACCCGAGGATGCCGCCGATGCACTAGCCCTCGCAATCTGCCATGCAAACTCTATAAAACAGGTACCCTATGAACCCATCCGCAAACTCTAA
- the ruvA gene encoding Holliday junction branch migration protein RuvA produces the protein MFEYLKGTLASLTPNKAVVDVGGVGYLLHTPLSVFSAMPPVGEEVLFYISSVIREDSHRNFAFLSQEERDLFEKISAISGIGPKTALALIGHLDYSALESAITTANASLLAKIPGIGKKTAERLIIELRDKVLKGLKKSPLPATPQKGISDEDQTVNDALSALMNLGYSSLHAQQAVKKALTHFDGPPDLSLLIKTSLSGM, from the coding sequence ATGTTTGAATATTTAAAAGGAACTCTTGCCTCACTCACCCCCAATAAAGCCGTTGTCGATGTGGGCGGGGTGGGTTACCTTCTCCACACTCCTCTTAGCGTCTTTTCAGCGATGCCCCCCGTTGGAGAAGAGGTCCTTTTCTATATCTCTTCGGTAATCCGGGAAGATTCCCACCGCAACTTTGCTTTCCTTAGCCAAGAAGAGCGGGATCTTTTTGAAAAAATAAGTGCCATCTCAGGGATCGGCCCCAAAACCGCCCTTGCCCTCATCGGCCACCTCGACTACTCAGCCCTCGAATCGGCCATCACCACCGCCAACGCCTCCCTCCTTGCCAAAATCCCCGGCATCGGGAAGAAAACTGCCGAGCGTCTCATCATCGAACTCCGCGATAAAGTCCTCAAAGGGCTCAAAAAATCTCCTCTACCCGCTACCCCCCAAAAAGGAATTTCCGATGAAGATCAAACGGTCAACGACGCCCTTTCCGCTTTGATGAATCTTGGCTACAGCTCTCTCCATGCCCAGCAAGCTGTCAAAAAAGCCTTAACTCACTTCGATGGACCACCCGATCTGAGCCTTTTGATCAAAACTTCCCTCTCAGGAATGTAA
- a CDS encoding ATP-binding protein, translated as MLERLLKLPKSLNQSFFLFGPRGTGKTWWVKETFPEALYIDLLDTRQYSELLAQPYLLETLIKGNPSEWTIIDEIQKVPQLLGEVHRLIESKGYKFILTGSSVRSPHKKGVNLLAGRALMFHMHPLSYRELGAEFNLDHSLKYGQLPFVYTGAKPGLYLETYINTHLRQEVLQEGLTRNLGTFSHMLEIASFSQGSVLNYSEIGREIKANHKLVESYFQIIDDLLIGMRLTVFAKRAKRRLIAHPKFYFTDVGIFRTLRPRGTLDSSIEIEGIALETLFLHELRLLNDYEELGYSIHFWRTYGGQEVDFILYGEKGFHAFEIKRSDNISPKDLKGLRAFQKDYPEAELYLIYGGKWVRKEGNILLLPFEEALKRLPKLLDVSPP; from the coding sequence ATGCTTGAGCGACTCTTAAAACTTCCAAAATCTCTAAACCAGAGCTTCTTCCTGTTTGGGCCTCGGGGAACAGGCAAAACCTGGTGGGTAAAGGAAACCTTTCCTGAAGCCCTTTATATCGACCTTTTAGACACAAGGCAGTATTCTGAGCTTCTTGCGCAGCCCTACCTTTTGGAAACATTGATCAAAGGAAATCCTAGTGAATGGACGATCATCGACGAGATTCAGAAAGTTCCACAGCTGCTCGGCGAAGTCCATCGTCTGATCGAGTCGAAAGGATATAAGTTTATCTTAACAGGGTCAAGCGTTCGAAGCCCCCATAAAAAAGGGGTGAATCTCCTAGCTGGCCGCGCATTGATGTTCCACATGCACCCCCTTTCTTACCGAGAACTTGGGGCGGAGTTTAACCTCGATCATTCTCTAAAATATGGCCAGCTTCCTTTTGTTTATACAGGTGCTAAACCGGGGCTTTATCTTGAAACATATATCAATACCCACCTCCGCCAAGAAGTCCTCCAAGAAGGACTCACCCGAAACCTAGGAACCTTTTCCCACATGCTTGAAATCGCGAGCTTCTCTCAAGGATCGGTTCTAAACTATTCCGAAATTGGACGGGAAATCAAGGCAAACCACAAGCTTGTCGAAAGCTACTTTCAAATTATCGACGATCTACTTATTGGGATGCGCCTTACCGTCTTTGCAAAAAGGGCAAAAAGGCGCTTGATCGCCCATCCAAAATTTTACTTCACAGATGTGGGGATTTTCCGAACCCTTCGCCCTCGTGGCACCCTCGATTCTTCCATTGAGATTGAAGGAATTGCTTTAGAAACATTATTTCTTCATGAGCTTCGCCTCCTGAATGACTATGAGGAACTCGGTTACTCAATCCATTTCTGGCGCACATATGGCGGTCAAGAGGTTGACTTCATTCTGTATGGAGAAAAAGGGTTCCATGCCTTTGAAATTAAAAGATCTGATAATATTTCTCCTAAAGATCTCAAAGGATTACGTGCGTTTCAAAAGGATTATCCCGAAGCGGAGCTTTATCTCATCTATGGGGGAAAGTGGGTGCGCAAGGAAGGAAACATCCTCCTCCTCCCCTTTGAAGAGGCCTTAAAGCGCCTCCCCAAATTGCTTGACGTAAGTCCTCCGTAA
- the mnmE gene encoding tRNA uridine-5-carboxymethylaminomethyl(34) synthesis GTPase MnmE, whose translation MEFNHRTYEPGQTIAAVATPPGEGGIAVVRIAGDEALDVADQIFSGPIKKYKSHTVHFGKILGADGEVIDEGLAVVMKNPCSYTGEDTVEIHCHGGVIITRKVLDAALKAGARAALPGEFTFKAFQNRKIDLTRAEAVQQVIASKSELAWQAAESHLEGKLYKKISEFQTRLTSIAAILEAWVDFPEEGLEFASKEELCGDLQELIRCKATLHQTFYDGKMVRTGFSLCLIGAPNVGKSSLMNALSGKERSIVTNIPGTTRDVLEEDVEIAGMNFRLIDTAGIRETEEVVEKEGVRRSEKAAKGADLILVVCDVTDPEPPALALPEKKTIAIWNKVDLEHGALPQLPYSHQVKISAKEGEGIETLKSEIHRVIWQEGPPSKEEVILTSERHHQALGNAIEALEKVLSGLQTEISPEFLVSDIRLALKELGTIIGMNITEEVLSAIFSKFCVGK comes from the coding sequence ATGGAGTTTAATCACCGCACTTATGAACCTGGGCAGACCATTGCCGCTGTTGCCACCCCTCCTGGCGAGGGAGGGATCGCTGTTGTCCGGATTGCAGGGGACGAAGCCCTAGACGTTGCCGATCAGATTTTTTCGGGACCGATCAAGAAGTATAAGAGCCACACCGTCCACTTCGGAAAAATTTTGGGGGCAGATGGAGAAGTGATCGACGAGGGACTTGCCGTCGTCATGAAAAATCCCTGCTCCTATACGGGAGAAGATACGGTCGAGATCCACTGCCACGGTGGGGTCATCATTACCCGAAAAGTTTTGGATGCCGCTCTTAAGGCGGGCGCGCGCGCAGCTCTTCCCGGAGAATTCACCTTCAAAGCATTCCAAAATAGAAAGATCGATCTGACGCGGGCCGAGGCGGTCCAACAGGTGATCGCTTCAAAAAGTGAGCTGGCTTGGCAGGCGGCTGAAAGTCACCTCGAAGGGAAGCTTTACAAGAAGATTAGTGAGTTCCAGACAAGACTCACCTCGATCGCTGCAATTTTAGAGGCCTGGGTTGACTTTCCGGAGGAGGGACTCGAGTTTGCCTCGAAAGAAGAGCTTTGCGGAGATTTACAAGAGCTGATCAGATGTAAAGCGACTTTACATCAAACATTTTATGATGGAAAGATGGTCCGGACTGGGTTTTCTCTCTGCTTGATTGGGGCTCCTAATGTGGGAAAATCGTCCCTGATGAATGCTCTGAGCGGAAAAGAGCGATCGATCGTCACAAACATTCCGGGAACGACGCGCGATGTTTTAGAAGAGGATGTGGAGATAGCGGGAATGAATTTCCGGCTGATCGACACGGCAGGGATCCGGGAAACCGAAGAGGTCGTTGAAAAAGAGGGGGTCCGCCGCTCTGAGAAGGCGGCGAAAGGGGCTGATCTGATCTTGGTCGTGTGTGATGTGACCGATCCGGAGCCACCTGCGCTGGCTTTACCTGAAAAGAAGACGATTGCGATTTGGAATAAGGTTGATTTAGAGCATGGCGCGCTTCCACAGCTCCCCTATTCCCATCAGGTCAAGATTTCGGCTAAAGAGGGGGAGGGAATCGAAACGTTAAAAAGTGAGATCCATCGGGTGATTTGGCAGGAGGGACCTCCTTCCAAAGAAGAGGTGATCTTAACGAGTGAGCGGCACCATCAAGCCCTTGGGAACGCGATCGAAGCTCTTGAAAAAGTTCTGTCGGGTTTACAAACCGAGATCTCTCCAGAGTTTTTGGTTTCTGATATTCGGTTGGCATTAAAAGAGCTGGGAACCATTATTGGGATGAACATTACAGAAGAGGTCTTGAGCGCCATCTTCTCTAAATTTTGCGTAGGAAAATGA
- the nth gene encoding endonuclease III: MSKAETIQKILDELFPDPPIPLKHQDHYTLLIAVLLSAQCTDKKVNEITPTLFSKASTPAAMAQLPVSEIETIIRPCGLAPTKARNIQKLSQILVDTHQGKVPSTLEELEKLPGVGHKTASVVLIQAFDTPAFPVDTHIHRCAHRWGLSSGKNVEQTEKDLKALFPESSWKKLHLQIIYYAREYCPAKKHQVDTCPICTALK; encoded by the coding sequence ATGAGTAAAGCCGAAACGATCCAGAAAATCCTCGACGAACTCTTCCCCGATCCCCCGATTCCCCTGAAACACCAAGACCACTATACCCTTCTAATCGCTGTCCTCCTATCAGCCCAGTGCACAGACAAAAAGGTGAATGAGATCACTCCCACACTCTTTTCAAAAGCCTCCACCCCCGCAGCCATGGCCCAACTCCCCGTCTCAGAAATCGAAACCATCATCCGCCCCTGTGGCCTCGCCCCCACCAAAGCCCGCAACATCCAAAAACTCTCCCAAATCTTGGTCGATACCCACCAGGGAAAAGTCCCCTCTACTCTCGAAGAGCTTGAAAAACTTCCCGGCGTCGGCCACAAAACCGCCTCGGTCGTCCTGATCCAAGCCTTTGACACCCCCGCTTTCCCCGTCGACACCCACATCCACCGCTGCGCTCATAGATGGGGCCTTAGCTCCGGTAAAAACGTCGAGCAAACCGAAAAGGACCTGAAAGCGCTTTTCCCCGAGTCTTCCTGGAAAAAGCTCCATCTCCAAATCATCTACTACGCCCGCGAATACTGTCCCGCTAAAAAGCACCAAGTCGATACCTGCCCGATCTGCACAGCCCTCAAGTAA